A single window of Sebastes umbrosus isolate fSebUmb1 chromosome 16, fSebUmb1.pri, whole genome shotgun sequence DNA harbors:
- the hspa4l gene encoding heat shock 70 kDa protein 4L, with product MSVVGIDVGYQNCYIAVARSGGIETIANEYSDRCTPACVSLASKNRLIGNAAKSQITTNFKNTVHGFKKFHGRAFDDPFVQAEKPKLPYSLHKLASGNAGIKVRYLDEDKVFTVEQITGMLLTKLKETSESALKKPVVDCVISVPSFFTDAERRSVFDASQIAGLNCLRLINDTTAVALAYGIYKQDLPTPEERPRNVVFVDMGHSSFQVSITAFNKGKLKVLATAFDLYLGGRNFDEALVDYFCEEFKSKYKLNVRENPRALLRLHQECEKLKRLMSANSSDLPLNIECFMNDIDVSGRMNRGQFEDMCAQYLMKVEMPLKAVLEQSKLSRDDIYAVEIVGGATRIPSVKERIAKFFGKDVSTTLNADEAVARGCALQCAILSPAFKVREFSITDVVPFPITLRWKSPTEDGLGECEVFSKNHAAPFSKVITFHKKEPFDLEAFYSSPQELPYPDHRIGCFSVQNVAPQPDGDSSKVKVKVRVNVHGIFSVSSASLIEKQKGEGEDMQIDSEPMVQNEGRPEDQTKMQVDQEGQSQGDQQNEDNSSSSKEGASGEKQDPAAGGSKPKVKVKSIDLPIVANNIRQLDCDVLNDFVEYEHQMIIQDKLVKEQNDAKNAVEEYVYDLRDKLCGIYEKYITEEDSNRLTLMLEDTENWLYEDGEDQPKQVYEEKLDALKRLGQPIQDRHREQEDRPRAFEELGKKLQLYMKFVDSYKQKDERYLHLSAEEMSTVEKCANDSMVWMNSMMNAQSKLGITQDPIVKVADIIAKIQEVEDVCNPVINRPKPTVEEAPEVNDQNNGAHNGPTAKQAAEGKGDAKGSQQTKPGTKEMEVD from the exons GGCTTGTGTATCTTTGGCCTCCAAAAACCGCCTGATTGGAAATGCAGCCAAAAGTCAA ATCACAACAAACTTCAAAAATACAGTCCATGGCTTCAAGAAGTTCCACGGCAGAGCATTTGATGACCCATTTGTCCAAGCGGAAAAACCCAAACTGCCTTACAGCTTACATAAACTGGCTAGTGGAAATGCTGGAATTAAG GTGCGTTATTTGGACGAGGACAAAGTGTTCACAGTGGAGCAGATCACAGGGATGCTGCTCACCAAGCTGAAGGAGACGTCAGAGAGCGCCCTGAAGAAGCCGGTGGTGGACTGTGTCATCTCC GTCCCAAGTTTCTTCACAGATGCTGAGAGGCGATCTGTGTTTGACGCATCTCAAATCGCAGGGCTGAACTGTTTACGGCTAATTAATGACACCACTGCAG TGGCTTTGGCCTACGGGATCTACAAACAGGACCTTCCTACTCCAGAAGAGAGGCCAAGAAACGTGGTATTTGTCGACATGGGGCATTCATCATTCCAGGTCTCCATCACCGCCTTCAACAAAGGCAAACTCAAG GTCCTCGCCACTGCATTTGACCTGTACCTCGGTGGGCGTAATTTTGACGAGGCGTTGGTAGATTACTTCTGCGAGGAGTTTAAGAGCAAGTACAAGCTAAATGTGAGGGAGAACCCGAGGGCTCTGCTGCGGCTGCACCAGGAGTGCGAGAAACTGAAGAGGTTGATGAGCGCCAACTCCTCCGATCTGCCTCTGAACATAGAGTGCTTCATGAATGACATCGATGTTTCCGGCAGGATGAACAG GGGCCAGTTTGAAGACATGTGTGCTCAATATCTGATGAAAGTAGAGATGCCACTGAAAGCCGTCCTTGAACAATCAA AGCTGAGCCGGGATGATATCTACGCAGTGGAGATAGTTGGAGGAGCCACGAGAATCCCGTCTGTCAAAGAGAGAATCGCCAAGTTTTTCGGCAAAGACGTCAGCACCACGCTCAACGCAGACGAAGCGGTCGCCAGAGGCTGTGCACTTCAG TGTGCAATTTTGTCTCCAGCATTTAAGGTGCGTGAATTCTCCATCACTGACGTGGTTCCCTTTCCTATCACGCTTCGCTGGAAATCACCAACAGAGGATGGATTAGG AGAGTGTGAGGTGTTCAGTAAGAATCACGCTGCTCCGTTTTCCAAAGTGATCACCTTTCACAAGAAGGAACCCTTTGACCTTGAAGCCTTCTACAGCAGCCCTCAGGAGCTCCCCTACCCAGACCACAGGATAG GATGCTTCTCTGTACAGAACGTGGCTCCCCAGCCAGACGGGGACAGCTCTAAAGTGAAGGTCAAAGTGCGCGTTAACGTCCATGGCATCTTCAGCGTGTCCAGCGCCTCTCTGATTGAGAAGCAGAAAGGGGAGGGAGAGGACATGCAAATCGACTCTGAGCCAATGGTGCAGAATGAAGGCAGGCCAGAGGACCAG ACCAAAATGCAGGTGGACCAGGAAGGCCAAAGCCAGGGGGACCAGCAGAACGAGgacaacagctccagcagtaAG GAGGGGGCGTCTGGAGAAAAGCAGGACCCAGCAGCGGGGGGAAGCAAGCCCAAAGTCAAAGTGAAGAGTATCGATCTGCCCATCGTGGCCAACAACATTCGACAGCTCGACTGTGACGTCCTCAACGACTTTGTGGAGTATGAG CATCAGATGATTATCCAGGACAAACTGGTGAAAGAGCAGAACGATGCAAAAAATGCTGTTGAGGAGTATGTATATGATCTGCGGGACAAACTTTGTGGGATCTATGAAAAGTATATCACTGAGGAG GACAGTAACCGGCTGACACTGAtgctggaggacacagagaactGGCTGTACGAGGACGGAGAGGACCAACCTAAACAGGTCTATGAGGAGAAGCTGGATGCACTCaag AGGTTGGGTCAACCCATTCAGGATCGGCACAGAGAGCAGGAGGACAGGCCGAGGGCTTTTGAAGAGCTGGGAAAGAAACTGCAACTCTACATGAAGTTTGTGGATTCCTATAAACAGAAG GATGAGCGATACCTGCATTTAAGTGCAGAGGAAATGAGCACTGTGGAGAAGTGTGCGAATGACAGCATGGTTTGGATGAACAGCATGATGAACGCACAGAGCAAACTCGGTATTACTCAAGATCCCATTGTTAAAGTAGCAGACATCATTGCCAAAATACAG GAAGTAGAGGATGTATGCAATCCAGTGATCAACAGGCCAAAACCCACAGTGGAGGAGGCCCCTGAGGTGAACGACCAAAACAATGGAGCTCATAATGGCCCGACAGCCAAGCAAGCAGCAGAAGGGAAGGGAGATGCAAAGGGAAGCCAGCAGACAAAACCTGGCACGAAAGAGATGGAGGTGGACTGA